In Bifidobacterium scardovii JCM 12489 = DSM 13734, the genomic stretch CCGATGCGTGCAGCAACTCTTCGGGGCTGCGGTAGACCGCCCCCAGAATCAGCATCCGATGCCCCGCCGCAGGAGCCGGCTGCTCGATGAGATGTTCCGCCGCCGATTTGGCCCCGGCAAGGAACGGCGTGAACACGCAGTCCACCCGTCCCTCGAAACCGAAGCCGTCCAACAGCACCAGAGGATGGGTCCTGCCGTATTCCGCTATGGACTCGGCTTGTTCGCTCGGCCAGCACATGATGGTGCCGTCGCAAATCTGCGCGCTGGCGTTGCCCAGCATCGCGCGTTCGTAATCCGGCGAGAGTCTGGTCTGCTGGGCGATGAGCTGATATCCGCGCCGGTACGCCTCGTCGGATATCTCCGCGGTCAGCTCGGCCGGGAACACCATATCCAAGTCGGCCACCGACAGCCCGATCACCCCGGTCTTTCCGGAGCTCAGCTGCCGTGCCGCCAGACTGGGGTGATAACCAAGCTCGTCGGCCGCCCGCCGCACGCGTTCGGCGGTGGCAGGGCGGACGATCGGCTTGCCCCGCATCGCATTCGACGCGGTCATACGGGACACGCCCGCGCGAGCCGCTACATCATCCAGAGTGACCATCCGTACCCCACCTCATACGCATCCGTTGTTCGCCGATATTCCAACACACCATTATCCAGCATCAGCGCGCGCCGCACGCGCTTCGGGGCACGACGACGGACACGACGACGCGATGATGGCCAGGGGCAAGGCTCCGGGCCAGTTTCAGCCCCGGTGCCGCAGGTGCAGCCGACCGGCCCGACGGCCCGTCCGGATCGGCCCACGGCTCGCATCGAGCGGGCCGGCCATCAACCGTCACCGTCAATGCGCGCGGGGAATCCTTGCCCCGAGCCGCCGCATCGGCACGACCTTCAGGGAACGATCCGGCTCCGTCCCCGCCCGGCAGCGGCACGATCGCATCCCATTGCGGCACAGCGACATCGGCCCGCGTGCGCGACGGCACCGTCACGTCGATCTCCATACGATACTCGACGCAGCGGTACGCCACCTCGATATCCCCGGCCGGGGTCGGCAGCGTCAACCGCGCCGACCACACCCGCCCGGGCTGGAGCGCGACCGTGAAACGACGGTATCCGGGCTCCAGCGGCCGCACGCCCATCAGCCCCTCCGCCAGCAGGAACACCGGCGACGCCGACCACGGATGCGAGTACGTGGTGTTCGGCTTGCGCGCCACATCCCATGCCTCCATGGTGCCGCCCGCATTCTGCGCAAGCATGTACGCCCACGAATGCGTGGTGCGCCGATCGGCGATCATCGCGGTCGCATCGGCGCCGAATCCCGCGCGGTACAGCCCCAGCAGATAGGGCGCGGCGGCATATACGCTGCATGCCATGCCCTTGCCCCGCAGAAACGCCGCGACCCGATCCACACGATCCGCCGGCACCTCGGCGAAGGCCAACGCGAACGCCGAGGAATGCAGCGCGGCGTGCCGCAGCACGGCATAACGCCGGCCGGAACCAGTGGCCAGTATGCCATCGGGGTCCATGACGGCCGAGATTCCTGACGCATCATGCGCATCGTGGGCATCACGGGAGGAGGCGGAATCAGTGGCGACACCCGCCATCACGCCCGTCGTGCCGCTCACAGGTTTCGGCGCACCTGCCTTCCCATCAGCGGTTTCCCCGTCCGCGGCCCCCGTATCGCCCGGCAGCGCGCGCAGACCGTCGCGATACGCCCCGAGATCGGCGTTATACAGCCATGCATGGATCGCCGCACGCATGCGGCCGGCGATGCCGGCGAAGCGATCGGCGTCGGCATCGCGCCCGAGTTCCCGCGCGATATCGGCCATATCGGCGTAGGCCTGCGACGCGAGCGCGTTGACGACCGTGTTGACCTGCCCGAACTCGAAACCGTCGCGCTCGGACGGCGGCCAGTCGACCAGGTCGCCGTCCATGGCGCTCGATGCGCCGGGACTCTTGACGATGAATCCGGTTTCGGCGTCGACGTACCGGTCCGGCAGCAGCGCGGCGAGCCGATCGTACTGCTCGGCGATCTGCGCGGTCGAACCGGTGCGCATCCACGCATCGTGCGCCGCAAGGATCAGGTACAGCGGCCATTCGGTCGGCCATGTGCGGTTGGCGACCAGATAGTCGACCGAGTACGCGCCGAGCGACGGCGATGCGTCGAGCGCGAGATGGGCCCGCTGCTGGATCCAGGTATCGGCCTCGTACGCCGCGCGCTCGCGCGTCCACGAATCGGCGTAGATATTGCCGTTCAGCGCCTCGATGGTATGCGCGCTGAGCCGCCAGACCGCATTGAGCGCCGAATCGGAAGAATGGAACGTTCCCGGGTAATGCGCGGCGCTTCCGGCGGCCTTGGCGCCGACGTCGGCCCCGGTATCGGCACCGGCACCGGTACCGTCCTCCAGCGCGGGATGGATGAGCGCCTCGGCGTGCAGCGCCCCCTCATTCAGCAGGATCTCCCCGATGGCGGCGGCGCGTTCGTCGAGCCCCGTAGGCGACGGCTCGTTCCACGACGCGGGAGGAGCCGGCGGCTGGAGCACGCTGATCTCCACGTACCGGAACACGCGCAGCCCCCACGTCGCAATGGGCCCGCAGCCCGGCGTGATATGCCAGCGCTCCTCGTACACATTGCCCGCGGAAAGCCGGTAGCGCACCGATCCGTCCGGGTTCAGCACCTCGCCGTACCGGATGGTCAGATCGATCGGAGCCCTCGGGTGCAGGTCGAGACGGATGCCGCCCATGTACGCCCCGCCGAAATCGGCGACGACGCCGAGTGTTCGGGTCGCTTCCTCAGCGGGCTCGCCGCCAGCCGCCGCATCGTCATGTTCAGCACGTTTCACGGGCTGTTCCACGTCATGTTTCACACTGTGTTCCACAGAATGTTCCACAGGCCGTTCCACGCGCAGCATCGACGTCGGCGGCACCTCGGCAAGGCGCAGCTTGTCGGTCGGCGTTGCGGCGAGGTCCGCGAACGGCGGTTTGACAGCAGCCGGCACCCAGCCACTCGCGTCGAACAACGGATCGGAGAAGCCCTGTGGGAATCGATCGCCCCGCACATTCTCGGCCGGTGCCTGAAAATACTGCGTGCCGATCGACGCGCTCTCCGGCCAGACCTCGGCCGGGTCAGGCAGGGACAGCCACTCCGGACCGGTGCCATAATGCCCCATCGAACCGTCATCGAAGCACACGTCGAGCTGCGCCGCGAAACGGCGATCCTCCATCGCATAGGCGATCACGCCGATCGCGTTGACGCGGCCCGGGCGTAGCGCCGCCGTGACGTCATAGCCGTCGTAACGCGTCTCCCCGCCGATCGGGAAGGTCGGCCCGCATCCGACGAACCGGCCGTTGAGCCACATCCGGTACACGAACTGCCGGGCCGGGCCAGTGGACGACGCCGTGACGTTGAGCGTGGCCCATCGGATCGGCTTCGCCGGCAGATCGATCACGCCGCGCAGCACCGCCCATCCGGCCGCGTTGCCCGCGTCCGACGGCCGGACAGCCCCATCCGCATCCGCCGCACGGACCGGTCCCCAGATGGCCGACGCGCTCCACACGCGCCCGGCACCGGTGCCGAACGTCACCGGCGTGGCCCAATCCCCCATCGTGCCATCGGCGTAGCGCCACCGCATCGACGCCCAATACCGCCGCGACGGCCGCATATCGACGGCGTTCAGCGGCACGCCATCCCATGCGTCGCCGTCGACCCATCCGCTGCTCCACACCGACCCGCGGCCGGCGAGCGCATCCTCGCGCGTCACATCCACGACGACGCGGTATGCGGCAGGATCGCCGGCAATGGTCTCCGCATCGTCCCGCCAGCGCAGCACCGGCACGGTTCCAGGCTCAAGATCCACCGGCGCACGCCGGTCATTGATTACAAGCACCCCTCCACTCTCGCGCGATAGACGGACACCAGCGGCGGAAAACACACGCTAGTATCCTGCGTCGTAAGTTCATGTACTATGTCTGGCTCCCCTCAGTCGGCTACGCCGACAGCTTCCCTCCGCGAGGGGAGCCAGAATTACTCAACGAATTAACAGCGCGGGATACTAGGGCACTAACGCCGGAGAGAACACGCTAGCGATTGCGCCGTTCCGCGCGTTCCTCCGCGCGCTCCGCACGATCCTGCGCGCGCTTCTTGCGCTTTTCCTCGACCGGCTCCAGCACATGCACGTCCATACCGGGCAAGCGGCCGTACGAATAGATCGCCATCATCACGGCGAACACCGGCACGGTCAGGCCCAGCGCCACGCCGAGCCCCGGCCATGTGGAATACGCCCACGCCGTGATCAGCAGCAGCGCGATGATCATGACCGAGCACAGCGGGCGCGCGATCACCATGGAGATCGACGAGCGCACGACCCACATCGGCTTTTCGTCGAAATTGGCCCGCACGGCCCACGACACCAGCACGAACAGGCCGTACAGCACGTTGACCAGCAGCAACAGGCCGGACACCGCGTACCCGATGCTGCCCATGTCGTTCCAGTTGACCAGATAGTAGTCCCAGATCAGCAGGGCCCAGACCACGAACTGCGGCCATCCGAACAGGTTGGCGGGGCCCAGCTCGGCTTTCCAGGCACGGTGGAAGGTCACCCATGTCCGCGACACCGACCACGAACGGTCGTCCACGTCGATCAGCCAGGTGCGGAACGTGGTGTACAGGGCCGCGATCGAGGGGAAGAACCCGCCGACGACCAGCCCCATCACCGTATGCACGATAAAGGCGGCCTGCCCGACCATCAGCATGAGAATGATGCGGGCGAAGTATTCATAGCCAAGCGCGAAACGTCGCATTGCGGGACTCCTTCATGTCAGTGCCCTACCAGGGGCATGCCGGGCGTACGCCGATAATCCGGCTCCAAACCGCGAAGCGCCCGACCGCCTGCGCAGAATCCAACGCCTGCCGCACGGCGCGGCAAGCGAACCCACGTGTTCCAAAACCCCATCGTACCGTCGCCCGCTCAGGGGCGCACCCGGCGCGGATATCAATCACTCGCGGAACTTCAGGAAGGTGACGAATTCCCGCGCCCTGTCCGCGCTCTTGGTCACGTTGCTGAATCCGATGACCGCATCGGAGGGGAGCCCGTCGATGCCGGTCCAGGTGGCGGATTTGGATAGGTCGAGCCCGTACGCCTCGGCCGCATCGTCGGTCGGATCGCCGTTCTTGTCCACGAACGCGCCGGCGGCGCCCAGCTTGGACAACGCCTCGCCGTGCTCGACCTGGTTCACCGAAGTTACGTAGTCACGACCGACCAGCGTGGCGAAAGTCGTTTTGTCCGCAACGATCATGTTGATCTGGCCGGCGGTGACCATGGCCATCATCTTCGCCGAGTCGTCCGAATAGGACCCTTCCGCGCTGATGATCAGATCCCCGGCGACGTCGACCAGGCGGTCGTCGCCGATGTTGCGGTCCTTGACGAATCGCTGCTTGAGCATGTCCAGCTGCTGCGAGTACCCGTTCATGTTGACGCCGACCACGCTCAGCTCCGGGTCAGGCGCCTTGAACACGATCGTGCACACCAGCGAGACGGCCACCGCCACGGCGACGATCACGGCGATGGTGCCGATCAGAAAATGCTGCACGAAGAAGGGCCACTTGTCGCGCGCGGGCAGTTCCCGGAACGTCGTCCACTTGGATTGCCGCGCGTACTGGTTGTGGCTGGCCAGCGTCGCGATGGCGTCCTTCTGCTCGTCGGTGAAGGCGTATTCCTTGCCTTCGCCTGACTCATTGCGGTCATCTGCCATATGCGCATCTCCTCATGACGCCGTCAGCGTGGTGCCGGCCAACGCCTGGCCGGGCTCGATCGGGCATAATCGATCAATGTAGACGAAGTATACTCACCGTGTCTTTGGGTATTCCGAACACAGCGAGCCGCACAAAACAACGTAACGACCCAATTACCTACAGCTACCTACAGCGCAGAGGGATTGGCCGCCTCAACCGACAGGCCCGTCAGAACCCCGGAGCCTTGGCGCACGGCAGGTCACACGGTGTTGTACAGCCGCTTGGGGAAGGCATCGCGGTATTGCCCCGGGGTGAGACCCGTACGCCGTTTGAAGACGCGCATGAAATACTTCGGGTCGTCGTAGCCGGATTCGCGGGCCACATCAGTCACCGGCGTCGTGGTGGTGCTCAGCAGTTCGCGCGCATGGTCGATGCGGTATTCGGTGATCTGCTCGACGATGCCGATGCCGAACACCCGCTTGTACATCGCGGTCAGATAGCTCGGCGAATAGTGAAAGCGCTCGGCCACGCCGGCCACGGTGATGTCGTCGAAGGCCTTGGCCATCAGCCACGCGCGGATGGCCAGCATGGGGCCAAGCCCCGATTCCCCGCCCTCAAGGACCAGACGCCCGTCGGCGTGGAATCCGGCGATGCCCGCGCCACCGCCCGGCCCGCCGTCGGAACCGCCCCGCAACGCGCCCGCGGCATACGCCTCGGCCCGCGCCTGTGCGCTGACCTCCAGCAGCACGCTGGTGGCGAAGTAGTCGCAGTACGCATTCGCATGCGGGCCGAACCGGGCGTACAGGTCGATCAGCTGGCCGCACAGCACGGAAAGACGGCCGGGATCGTCGGCCTTGCACCAGTGCGGCAGGACCAGGCAATAATCGTCCTGGGGGATGTCGCCGTCATCCACGGTCCTTGTCGGAGGCAGCAG encodes the following:
- a CDS encoding LacI family DNA-binding transcriptional regulator codes for the protein MVTLDDVAARAGVSRMTASNAMRGKPIVRPATAERVRRAADELGYHPSLAARQLSSGKTGVIGLSVADLDMVFPAELTAEISDEAYRRGYQLIAQQTRLSPDYERAMLGNASAQICDGTIMCWPSEQAESIAEYGRTHPLVLLDGFGFEGRVDCVFTPFLAGAKSAAEHLIEQPAPAAGHRMLILGAVYRSPEELLHASDSPSLRLRGAYEALRDHGLPYDPANVVLSGWTRESGYETMSRILDERRDFDLVFCLTDMIAIGALKALLDHGVSVPRDVAIMGFDGVRDGRYTSPGLSSVDIDVAQIASTCLDLLIERIEAVPRRQAPEKEHRTRSAADITPRTRTLDYRLVFRGSAERSRG
- a CDS encoding alpha-L-rhamnosidase-related protein — protein: MLVINDRRAPVDLEPGTVPVLRWRDDAETIAGDPAAYRVVVDVTREDALAGRGSVWSSGWVDGDAWDGVPLNAVDMRPSRRYWASMRWRYADGTMGDWATPVTFGTGAGRVWSASAIWGPVRAADADGAVRPSDAGNAAGWAVLRGVIDLPAKPIRWATLNVTASSTGPARQFVYRMWLNGRFVGCGPTFPIGGETRYDGYDVTAALRPGRVNAIGVIAYAMEDRRFAAQLDVCFDDGSMGHYGTGPEWLSLPDPAEVWPESASIGTQYFQAPAENVRGDRFPQGFSDPLFDASGWVPAAVKPPFADLAATPTDKLRLAEVPPTSMLRVERPVEHSVEHSVKHDVEQPVKRAEHDDAAAGGEPAEEATRTLGVVADFGGAYMGGIRLDLHPRAPIDLTIRYGEVLNPDGSVRYRLSAGNVYEERWHITPGCGPIATWGLRVFRYVEISVLQPPAPPASWNEPSPTGLDERAAAIGEILLNEGALHAEALIHPALEDGTGAGADTGADVGAKAAGSAAHYPGTFHSSDSALNAVWRLSAHTIEALNGNIYADSWTRERAAYEADTWIQQRAHLALDASPSLGAYSVDYLVANRTWPTEWPLYLILAAHDAWMRTGSTAQIAEQYDRLAALLPDRYVDAETGFIVKSPGASSAMDGDLVDWPPSERDGFEFGQVNTVVNALASQAYADMADIARELGRDADADRFAGIAGRMRAAIHAWLYNADLGAYRDGLRALPGDTGAADGETADGKAGAPKPVSGTTGVMAGVATDSASSRDAHDAHDASGISAVMDPDGILATGSGRRYAVLRHAALHSSAFALAFAEVPADRVDRVAAFLRGKGMACSVYAAAPYLLGLYRAGFGADATAMIADRRTTHSWAYMLAQNAGGTMEAWDVARKPNTTYSHPWSASPVFLLAEGLMGVRPLEPGYRRFTVALQPGRVWSARLTLPTPAGDIEVAYRCVEYRMEIDVTVPSRTRADVAVPQWDAIVPLPGGDGAGSFPEGRADAAARGKDSPRALTVTVDGRPARCEPWADPDGPSGRSAAPAAPGLKLARSLAPGHHRVVVSVVVPRSACGAR
- a CDS encoding YesL family protein → MRRFALGYEYFARIILMLMVGQAAFIVHTVMGLVVGGFFPSIAALYTTFRTWLIDVDDRSWSVSRTWVTFHRAWKAELGPANLFGWPQFVVWALLIWDYYLVNWNDMGSIGYAVSGLLLLVNVLYGLFVLVSWAVRANFDEKPMWVVRSSISMVIARPLCSVMIIALLLITAWAYSTWPGLGVALGLTVPVFAVMMAIYSYGRLPGMDVHVLEPVEEKRKKRAQDRAERAEERAERRNR
- a CDS encoding AraC family transcriptional regulator; the protein is MTATICRLDGPVSFISIGQFVSGPGWRHMRRTMDSFELVFVRRGILPIRIGDRELDIADDEIALVPPVVEHAGTRIITEDLEFYWMHVLLPPTRTVDDGDIPQDDYCLVLPHWCKADDPGRLSVLCGQLIDLYARFGPHANAYCDYFATSVLLEVSAQARAEAYAAGALRGGSDGGPGGGAGIAGFHADGRLVLEGGESGLGPMLAIRAWLMAKAFDDITVAGVAERFHYSPSYLTAMYKRVFGIGIVEQITEYRIDHARELLSTTTTPVTDVARESGYDDPKYFMRVFKRRTGLTPGQYRDAFPKRLYNTV